The Shewanella halotolerans region GCTCACGGCTCGGCGAGAAGATGGCGTTATATGAGGTGCCCACAGCCATCACGGCGGCGCCGGTCAGGGTCGCGGCGTCGATCACCAAAGGTGCACCGGTTTCACAGGCGGCCTGCAGACCATCGGCCAGCACCAAACGTCCCTCGGCATCCGTATTGACCACCTCGACCGAGACACCATTCTTATAGGTGAGGATATCCCCCAGCTTATAGGCGCGGCCGCTGATCAGGTTCTCGGCGCAGCAGAGGAACAGCTTGATACGCTTGTTCAGGCCAGACTTGATCGCCAGCCCCAGGGCCGCAGTCACGGTCGCCGCGCCGCCCATGTCGCACTTCATTCCCAGCATGCCTTCGGATGCCTTGATGCTGTAACCGCCCGAATCGAAGGTGATCCCTTTACCCACCAGGGCCGCCGACACAGGGGCGTCTTCGCCCAGCGGGTTGTAGTCCAGCTCCAGCAGCGCAGGTGGACGCTCGCTGCCACGACCGACAGAGTGAATACCGATCCACTTCTCTTCCAGCAGGGCTTCCCCTTCGATGATGCGGTAGCTCACCTTGTCGCCGCCCACTTTGGTCAGCCACTGGGCCGCCTGGTTAGCCAGGGTCACTGGGGCGAGGTTTTCAGGGGTCTCGTTGATCAATTGTCTGGCGAAGGCCGCGCTGTCGCGTCTGTCATCCAGCACCTTCTTAACGGCATCGTCGCCAGTCCAGGCGATCTTGCCGATCTGCTTGGCGGTAGCGAACCCTTGGGCGAAGGCCCACTGAGTGTGAAGATCCCAGAGCGCGCCCTCGAGCGCCACGTCGTTGATCCCCTGACCGCGTAGCTTACGCGCCGCCTGCTGTACCTGGCGTAGCTGATCCCCCGCCTGCAGATGGATATTGGCCTGGCCCGCCGTAAAGGTCACATCTGCGCTGCCCCAATGGGCCGCTGGGGCGTCCTCGGTCAGATAAATCTTCATCACGTCGCTCATAATTGTTCCTTGTCAGTACAGAGAGTGGCGAGGCCTTAGGGCCTGCCTAATAATGCAGCCAAGTATAACGCCAATCCCCCTGCTTTATCTAACCCCCTCAAGCTTATCCCTAGGGGAGGGCATGGCAGGAGAAGGCTACAGTCGCGGTTTCAGGTCGCCGCGACAGCGCACCGCCCAATAAGATAGAATCCTTGCGATCTAGCTAAACACTCAAATTGAGTGCT contains the following coding sequences:
- the pepB gene encoding aminopeptidase PepB; the encoded protein is MSDVMKIYLTEDAPAAHWGSADVTFTAGQANIHLQAGDQLRQVQQAARKLRGQGINDVALEGALWDLHTQWAFAQGFATAKQIGKIAWTGDDAVKKVLDDRRDSAAFARQLINETPENLAPVTLANQAAQWLTKVGGDKVSYRIIEGEALLEEKWIGIHSVGRGSERPPALLELDYNPLGEDAPVSAALVGKGITFDSGGYSIKASEGMLGMKCDMGGAATVTAALGLAIKSGLNKRIKLFLCCAENLISGRAYKLGDILTYKNGVSVEVVNTDAEGRLVLADGLQAACETGAPLVIDAATLTGAAVMAVGTSYNAIFSPSRELISRTQEKASSVAEQVWPLPLEPWHKEMCPSAYADTANSRPVKGGGAGGASNAAGFLWRFVSDDTQWLHMDLASAFADTANGLWAAGATAHGVLTIAELLQD